The Dendropsophus ebraccatus isolate aDenEbr1 chromosome 3, aDenEbr1.pat, whole genome shotgun sequence genome includes a region encoding these proteins:
- the LOC138787040 gene encoding olfactory receptor 10A7-like — protein sequence MAKGNETQLNEFILLGFSKNRQPILFAIFLIIYFFTLMGNMLIIVTVTIQQQLHCPMYLFLRSLSFTEIFYISVTVPRMLRDFLHLDKGISFVACAAQLYFFCFLGTTECFLLAFMAYDRYVAICHPLRYMTIMSKTKCLGLSLGSWLSGIFLSLIQISYVFSLPFCSSNIIDHFFCDILPVVKLACADTAANEIAILIYSSLVIPLPFLLILVSYVCIINSVLKIPSAVGRKKAFSTCGSHLTSVSLFYGTATITYLKTKSIQTYVGAKLISLLYIVLIPMLNPLIYSLRNSVIKNAMSKLIKQ from the coding sequence ATGGCTAAAGGAAATGAGACACAATTGAATGAATTTATTCTATTGGGTTTTTCTAAAAACCGGCAGCCAATCCTCTTTGCAATCTTTCtaatcatttattttttcaccttaaTGGGGAACATGCTGATAATTGTGACTGTGACCATACAACAACAGCTCCACTGCCCCATGTATCTTTTTCTCCGCAGTTTGTCCTTTACGGAAATCTTCTATATTTCGGTAACGGTTCCTCGGATGCTCAGAGACTTTTTACATTTGGATAAAGGCATCTCGTTCGTAGCATGCGCTGCTCAACTTTATTTCTTCTGTTTCCTTGGTACAACAGAGTGTTTCCTTCTTGCATTCATGGCATATGATCGATATGTAGCTATTTGTCATCCACTTCGATACATGACCATAATGTCTAAAACTAAGTGTTTGGGACTTTCTTTGGGTTCCTGGCTGTCTGGGATCTTCTTATCTTTGATCCAGATTTCCTATGTGTTTAGTTTGCCCTTTTGTTCTTCAAATATTATTGACCACTTCTTTTGTGACATACTACCAGTGGTAAAGCTGGCCTGTGCGGACACTGCTGCCAATGAGATTGCTATTCTGATATATAGCTCTCTTGTTATACCTTTACCGTTCCTGTTAATTCTGGTCTCCTATGTTTGTATCATTAACAGTGTACTTAAAATTCCTTCTGCTGTTGGGAGAAAGAAAGCCTTTTCTACATGTGGGTCTCACCTTACATCTGTGTCTTTATTCTATGGAACGGCTACTATAACCTACTTGAAGACAAAATCCATTCAAACATATGTTGGGGCAAAATTAATATCCCTATTGTACATTGTCCTAATCCCCATGCTTAACCCTCTTATATATAGTTTGAGGAATTCAGTAATTAAGAATGCTATGAGTAAGTTAATAAAACAAtaa
- the LOC138786433 gene encoding olfactory receptor 10A2-like: MATKNETHITDFILLGLSSESQSLLFAVFLLIYLFTLTGNTMIILIVSLNSNLHTPMYLFLRSLSLTEMLYITVTVPRMLRDFLHEDKEISRTGCAAQFYFFCCLGASECFILAFMAYDRYLAICHPLHYMTKMSKNKCLYLSLGSWLGGLVLPLANIIMVFGLPFCNSNIIDHFFCDILQVIHLVCAEVLPSTLIVIKLYILIYTFLVIPLPFMLILMSYIHIFISVLRIRSTAGRNKAFSTCGSHLTSVSLFFGSATITYLRTEAIDTYGGPKVWSLLFLVFVPMLNPLIYSLRNNEFKKALQKLGQKAYSGVYS, encoded by the coding sequence ATGGCTACAAAAAATGAAACACATATCACTGATTTCATCTTGCTCGGACTGTCTTCTGAATCGCAGTCATTGCTGTTTGCAGTATTCCTCTTAATTTACCTCTTCACTTTGACAGGGAATACAATGATAATTTTGATAGTGTCATTAAATTCCAATCTCCATACGCCTATGTATCTTTTCCTTAGAAGCTTATCGCTCACAGAAATGCTGTACATCACTGTAACTGTGCCTCGGATGCTCAGAGACTTCCTGCACGAAGACAAGGAAATCTCCCGAACAGGGTGTGCGGCACAGTTCTACTTCTTCTGCTGCTTAGGCGCCTCTGAATGCTTTATTCTTGCCTTCATGGCTTATGACCGATATTTAGCAATCTGTCATCCTCTTCACTATATGACCAAAATGAGTAAAAATAAATGTCTCTATTTGTCACTTGGGTCATGGTTAGGTGGTTTAGTCTTGCCTCTGGCTAATATCATTATGGTGTTTGGACTCCCTTTTTGCAATTCGAATATTATTGACCATTTCTTTTGTGACATATTACAGGTCATACACTTGGTATGTGCAGAGGTGCTTCCAAGTACCCTAAttgtaataaaattatatattttaatatatactttTTTAGTCATACCCTTACCTTTTATGCTCATTCTTATGTCttatatacacatttttataaGTGTACTTAGGATACGCTCCACAGCTGGGCGTAATAAGGCTTTCTCTACATGTGGTTCTCATCTTACTTCTGTGAGTTTGTTCTTTGGATCAGCTACCATAACTTATTTAAGAACAGAAGCCATTGACACTTATGGGGGTCCTAAAGTATGGTCTCTTTTATTCCTTGTTTTTGTGCCTATGCTAAACCCCTTGATATATAGTTTGAGAAACAATGAATTTAAAAAAGCATTACAGAAACTTGGACAAAAAGCTTACTCTGGAGTTTATTCATAA